Genomic DNA from Solanum dulcamara chromosome 4, daSolDulc1.2, whole genome shotgun sequence:
GTAAATACGCAAATTATAGCTAAAGAGCCTAAttgaatttattataataattatttgtaaaatttcCCCATAAATATATATGGTATGGATATATTTCTAATAAGGTAGTTTCAAAGAAATGTAAATATAGTTGTATCAGGATATTATGGTGCATGTGGCCGATTTGAAGGCCCACTACTAAAAATTATGGGATTGTGTTATAGGGCCAACATTCCTTCTTTATTACCTTCATCTCATTCTCTTGTCCCTCTATGGCTGCCTATATTACATTCCATACCAGCAGGCAGCAACCATTTGAATTGGTCCTATTAACTTGTTCATAACAGTTTTTGCCCTGCACTCATGCCACCACCAATATTCTTTTCCAAATACAGAAATAATTTGCACATCCAATCAAATTTTGTTTAGAAAAGATAATAActcattatatcatatcatatggatATTTAATGATCTTTAGCTAAGATTTCTATATAACATGAATgacattttgagtattttaatgATGGTAGGTTTACATTAAAGACATGCTATAACAATCTTTAGAGGAAACTGTGGTATGGTTTAGGAAGAACATGATTGTATCAGATATGAAGTCTAGTTTGTATCCTTTCTTGTACCTTCATGGTACTATGAAATCTATTTACTatcttttttcatcaaaaaaggaaaaaaataaataactccACCCTCTAGCCAAAGGAATGTAATTAGAAAAGGAAGAAACTCAATGATCTGAATGGACATTAATCAACAGAGTGAACAGAACTCTTCTTCTAAGAATATAGTGGCTGATAGTTTTGTTAATTCTTCAATCAAACAACCTAAAATAGTATATATGGCGTCATTTTCAGAGTGAGATCTGTCCCCTGAGATAAAGGAATGAACTGTGTCTCCTACATATACCCAACTGCAACCAGCAGTTTTCTTGGCCTCTCTTCCTCTCATCATCTTCATTACCCTCCCCATCTCATTCCATTTCCCTTCCGAGGCATAGATACCAGCCAACTGCGCGTATCTAGACCCGTTCCCTCCTTCAATTTGCAATAGCTTATCCTCTGTAGCTTTTGCAAGCTCAGCATTTCTGTTCATTTTACAAGCATTTAGAAATGCGCCCAGAATTACAGCATCTGGTTCCATAGGCAACTTTTCCATTAAGCTTACTGCCTTATCAAGTTGATTTGCCCTTCCATACAAGTCGATCATACTCGCATAGTGGTCAGTTCCAGGTGATATTCTGTAATCTTTGGTCATGGAAAAGAAATACTCTTCTCCTATTTTTACTAATCCACGGTGTCGGCAAACTGATAGAAGGGCAAGAAAAGTGACTTCATCAGGTTGGAAACCTCTCTCTGTCATCTGACAGAAAAGCTGAATAGCTTCATTTTCAtaaccatgaagagcataaccAGCTATCATACTATTGTAAAGGATAGTATCTCTATCAACAGACAATTGAAAAACCCTCTGTGCATATGTTACATTTCCACTTTTTGAGTACACATCAACCAATGAATTGACCAACTTAGCATCCAATGCGGTGCCAGTTCTTAGTATACAGGCATGTATTTGCTTCCCATAATTAAAGGTGGCATGTATGGCGCATGCACCAAGCAGGTTTATGAAAATCAGTTCATCAGGAACAGTTGTTTTCTGTGTCATTAACTCTCTGAAAAGCTGAAAAGCATCTTCACATTGATGCACTTTCACGTATCCAGATATCATAGTAGTCCATACAACATGATTCTTATCAGGCAATGAGTCAAAAAGCCTTCTTGCTTCTAACATATTACCCGTTTCTGAATATCCTACGATTAATGGTGTGACGGCAAAAGGGTTCTCTTTCTGAGTAGTTGTACAAACTGACTGTGCATAATTCAAGAGACCACACTTGCAATAAAGATTTACGAAACTACTGCTAAGAAATGGATTCAAACTCATCCCTTCCTTCAAAATCCAAGCATGAATCTCTTTCCCAAGTTTCAAATTCTTCACGCTAGAACAAGCACTTATAACGCTGGAAAAACTGTGTTCATTCCATTTAAATCCCTCCTCCATCATGCTCCTAAACAACCGGATGGCCTCCTCTTCATACCCGTTTTGGGAAAAACCCGAAATCATTGTGTTCCAAGAAACTTCATCATTCAACTGTAGCCTACTTGTAAACACATCCCGGGCCATTTCCACCTCACCTTCTCTAAAACAAGCTGCCACCATAGTATTCTTGGAAACCGTGTCAACAAACCCGACATCAGATCCATCAAAGACCCTCCAAGCATCTCTGAAACACCCGCATTT
This window encodes:
- the LOC129884023 gene encoding putative pentatricopeptide repeat-containing protein At3g18840 — encoded protein: MPERNVFTWNAIINTYVKDQNFAQARRLFNAAPLKDCVTYNTMLSGYVNSEGFQDQAVRLFAEMQFVDKVSEYALTTMLGLVTKLCILSYGRQLHSYMLKTGNSLSRYSLSSLIVMYSKCGCFRDAWRVFDGSDVGFVDTVSKNTMVAACFREGEVEMARDVFTSRLQLNDEVSWNTMISGFSQNGYEEEAIRLFRSMMEEGFKWNEHSFSSVISACSSVKNLKLGKEIHAWILKEGMSLNPFLSSSFVNLYCKCGLLNYAQSVCTTTQKENPFAVTPLIVGYSETGNMLEARRLFDSLPDKNHVVWTTMISGYVKVHQCEDAFQLFRELMTQKTTVPDELIFINLLGACAIHATFNYGKQIHACILRTGTALDAKLVNSLVDVYSKSGNVTYAQRVFQLSVDRDTILYNSMIAGYALHGYENEAIQLFCQMTERGFQPDEVTFLALLSVCRHRGLVKIGEEYFFSMTKDYRISPGTDHYASMIDLYGRANQLDKAVSLMEKLPMEPDAVILGAFLNACKMNRNAELAKATEDKLLQIEGGNGSRYAQLAGIYASEGKWNEMGRVMKMMRGREAKKTAGCSWVYVGDTVHSFISGDRSHSENDAIYTILGCLIEELTKLSATIFLEEEFCSLC